From a single Streptomyces sp. NBC_01264 genomic region:
- a CDS encoding DUF4240 domain-containing protein has protein sequence MPCHRSGDAFWHLMEDCRPPEPDPDAELLAATRTERLTQSTLSLVIGFAEQLAWAPYRPDRTEYGHDLSDDAFLHTRAAVVAAGRTEFDSALQGPLVLTPYATDLIWAEHLLYTPDRAYKRITGEE, from the coding sequence ATGCCTTGCCATCGGTCCGGAGACGCCTTCTGGCACCTCATGGAGGACTGCAGGCCCCCGGAACCTGACCCGGACGCCGAACTCCTTGCAGCCACGCGGACCGAGCGGCTTACCCAGTCCACGTTGTCGCTGGTCATCGGCTTTGCGGAACAACTGGCTTGGGCGCCCTACCGGCCGGACCGTACGGAGTACGGACACGACCTGTCCGATGACGCCTTCCTCCACACCCGTGCCGCAGTCGTCGCCGCCGGCCGCACCGAATTCGACAGCGCCCTCCAAGGCCCTTTGGTCCTCACCCCTTACGCCACCGACCTCATCTGGGCCGAGCACCTGCTCTACACCCCGGACCGGGCATACAAAAGAATCACGGGGGAGGAGTAG
- a CDS encoding ABC transporter ATP-binding protein, with translation MTTPDTPVIELRDVTKSYPGGVHALRGVDLLVRAGELMAIVGPSGSGKSTVLNVIGTLDRPTSGTVKVAGYDVRELTDAQLSALRARHIGFVFQHFHLAAGRDAVDNVADGLLYAGVGPKERKARAREALERVRMGHRLGHTPKELSGGEKQRVAIARALVGDPDLLLADEPTGALDTASGRIVMDLIHELNAAGTTICVITHDNGIAESLPRRVRFRDGEIITDAPTREVR, from the coding sequence ATGACGACCCCCGACACCCCGGTCATCGAACTCCGGGACGTCACGAAGTCGTACCCGGGCGGTGTGCACGCCCTGCGCGGCGTGGACCTGCTGGTGAGAGCGGGTGAACTGATGGCGATCGTCGGCCCGTCGGGCTCCGGCAAGTCGACCGTGCTGAACGTCATCGGCACCCTGGACCGCCCGACGTCCGGGACGGTCAAGGTGGCCGGCTACGACGTGCGCGAGCTCACCGACGCCCAGCTCTCCGCGCTCCGAGCCCGCCACATCGGCTTCGTCTTCCAGCACTTCCACCTGGCGGCGGGCCGCGACGCGGTCGACAACGTCGCCGACGGACTCCTCTACGCGGGGGTCGGACCGAAGGAACGCAAGGCCCGCGCCCGGGAAGCGCTGGAGCGCGTCCGCATGGGCCACCGCCTCGGCCACACACCCAAGGAACTCTCCGGTGGCGAGAAGCAGCGGGTCGCGATCGCCCGCGCCCTGGTCGGCGACCCCGACCTGCTGCTCGCGGACGAACCGACGGGCGCCCTGGACACGGCGTCCGGCCGGATCGTCATGGACCTCATCCACGAGTTGAACGCGGCAGGCACCACGATCTGCGTGATCACGCACGACAACGGGATCGCCGAATCGCTGCCGCGTCGAGTCCGCTTCCGGGACGGCGAGATCATCACGGACGCGCCGACCCGGGAGGTGAGGTGA
- a CDS encoding peptidoglycan-binding domain-containing protein has translation MRRRTGFTVAGAAIAAAAVGTGALVIGGGEEAGAEGGNSRLPPATAVIERTDLVQSKTVDGKIDFAERRAVKSAVEGTVTVAAKEGATLKRGDALYELNDKPVTLLYGPVPAFREMKRGDRGSDVLQLERNLSALGYGRDLYVDPRFDEATEAAVKQWQKSLNREATGKVGRGDVVFQPDQIKVVQADAALADQVGPDKPVLTVASAQPVVRALLDQGDTALTAKGTKVEVTLPSGKTETGKVLGKVAPEADPGQGASAQSGITVEVALDGGGAAVSGEDAKVTASVKFVSESRKDVLAVPVEAVVALRGEGGGYGLQIVTGDTSKMVRVETGMTADGRIEVSGAAIEAGQKVGVAKQ, from the coding sequence ATGAGGCGGCGTACGGGATTCACCGTGGCAGGTGCCGCGATCGCCGCGGCCGCGGTCGGGACCGGGGCGCTGGTCATCGGCGGCGGGGAGGAGGCGGGCGCCGAGGGCGGGAACAGCCGGCTCCCGCCCGCCACCGCGGTGATCGAGCGCACCGACCTCGTCCAGTCCAAGACGGTCGACGGCAAGATCGACTTCGCGGAGCGCCGCGCAGTGAAGTCGGCGGTCGAGGGGACGGTCACCGTCGCGGCGAAGGAGGGGGCGACCCTCAAGCGCGGCGATGCGCTCTACGAGCTGAACGACAAGCCGGTGACGCTGCTGTACGGACCCGTGCCCGCCTTCCGCGAAATGAAGCGGGGGGACAGGGGATCGGACGTACTGCAATTGGAGCGCAACCTCAGCGCGCTCGGCTACGGACGCGACCTCTACGTCGATCCGCGCTTCGACGAGGCGACCGAGGCCGCGGTCAAGCAGTGGCAGAAGTCCCTGAACCGGGAGGCGACCGGCAAGGTCGGCCGGGGCGACGTGGTCTTCCAGCCCGACCAGATCAAGGTCGTCCAGGCGGACGCGGCCCTCGCGGACCAGGTGGGCCCCGACAAGCCCGTCCTCACGGTGGCCTCCGCACAGCCGGTCGTACGCGCCCTGCTCGATCAGGGGGACACGGCGCTCACCGCGAAGGGCACCAAGGTGGAGGTCACGCTGCCGAGCGGGAAGACGGAAACGGGCAAGGTGCTGGGAAAGGTCGCACCGGAAGCCGACCCGGGGCAGGGAGCCTCCGCCCAGAGCGGCATCACGGTCGAAGTCGCCCTGGACGGCGGCGGGGCAGCGGTGTCGGGGGAGGACGCCAAGGTGACGGCGAGCGTGAAGTTCGTCAGTGAGAGCCGCAAGGACGTCCTGGCCGTCCCGGTGGAAGCGGTCGTCGCACTGCGCGGCGAGGGCGGCGGCTACGGGCTCCAGATCGTCACCGGGGACACCTCGAAGATGGTCCGTGTGGAGACCGGCATGACAGCGGACGGACGGATCGAGGTCAGCGGCGCTGCCATCGAGGCGGGCCAGAAGGTCGGAGTGGCAAAGCAATGA
- a CDS encoding terpene synthase family protein gives MPQDIHFHLPFPTSLSPDLVAARERNLAWVQEVGLVGEGRSLEWYASWDMPCLAAAGFPYAQGAALDLCADAMALFFVFDDQFDGPLGQAPARAAAACQKMIDIVHGIHPGMGADACARAFADIWARSVDGAHPGWVARCAHEWEYYFATQAHEAIGRLRGTPADRETYLQVRRGIAGTDLPLSLGERAAGVHVPAAAFHSPQPRLMRQAATDVTFMCNDVYSLEKEEARGDMDNLVLVIEHERRCGREEAIAEAREEVGRRVVRFGELALQVSGLCAQLGLTGRETATVDTYVGIMGAWMSGYHAWQTRTHRYTHAPRVLPHTDPGHFEQVLGAQGGITHRV, from the coding sequence ATGCCGCAGGACATCCACTTCCACCTCCCCTTCCCCACCTCGCTCAGCCCGGACCTGGTGGCCGCCCGGGAACGGAATCTCGCCTGGGTCCAGGAGGTGGGTCTCGTCGGAGAGGGGCGCTCGCTGGAGTGGTACGCCTCCTGGGACATGCCGTGTCTGGCCGCCGCCGGGTTCCCCTACGCCCAGGGCGCGGCGCTGGACCTGTGCGCGGACGCGATGGCGCTGTTCTTCGTCTTCGACGACCAGTTCGACGGCCCCCTGGGCCAGGCCCCGGCCCGGGCCGCGGCCGCATGCCAGAAGATGATCGACATCGTCCACGGGATCCACCCGGGGATGGGAGCGGATGCGTGCGCGCGGGCGTTCGCCGACATCTGGGCACGGTCGGTCGACGGCGCACATCCCGGCTGGGTGGCACGGTGCGCGCACGAGTGGGAGTACTACTTCGCCACCCAGGCCCACGAGGCCATAGGGCGCCTGCGCGGCACCCCTGCCGACAGGGAGACCTACCTCCAGGTGAGACGCGGCATCGCCGGCACCGACCTGCCGCTCTCCCTGGGCGAGAGGGCGGCCGGCGTCCACGTTCCCGCGGCGGCCTTTCACAGCCCGCAACCGCGCCTCATGCGCCAGGCCGCCACCGACGTCACGTTCATGTGCAACGACGTCTACTCCCTGGAAAAGGAGGAGGCCCGCGGCGACATGGACAACCTCGTCCTCGTCATCGAACACGAGCGTCGGTGCGGCCGTGAGGAAGCCATCGCCGAAGCCCGCGAGGAAGTCGGCCGGCGGGTGGTCCGGTTCGGGGAACTCGCCCTCCAGGTTTCCGGGCTGTGTGCGCAGCTCGGGCTGACCGGCCGGGAGACCGCGACCGTGGACACGTACGTCGGGATCATGGGCGCGTGGATGAGCGGCTACCACGCCTGGCAGACCCGGACCCACCGTTACACCCACGCACCGCGCGTCCTCCCCCACACCGACCCCGGCCACTTCGAACAAGTCCTCGGCGCCCAGGGCGGCATCACCCACCGTGTTTAG
- a CDS encoding AfsR/SARP family transcriptional regulator, with protein MRVPPGRQEVILAALLLEANRVVSTDYLVDLIWDDEPPDTARTQVQICVSRLRKLFSTAAIPAAITTRPPGYILKTEGNLVDAVLFARAVTEARTLAKQGALGSAAELLRAAGELWQGHCLSGVSSETLRSKALQLDEERLTVTETRIGLELELGRHHQLVGEIQLLVRVHPLRERLRGQLMLALYRSGRQAEALESYRVGRELLVEELGLEPGSELRALESAILAGDVAPPSLPGVGGYGGGTPDSGAGPGAGPGPGAGVDPGAGAGTGSGTASGSALPPATALATAVGDPSSPAPTVLASAAPGGVAHREEIPRQLPSDTSDFVGDEAQIGRIERTLRGEGGRAVGLVVIVGKPGTGKSTLATHIAHRLSEDAFPDGQLYCDLRGTGTPATSSEVLGRFLRALGIPGAVIPESQDERAEMYRTLMASRRVLVVLDDAASESQIRPLLPGSRHCAVLVTSRVRLTGLPGSHRVELDVMSNEHALELLVRVIGEDRVRQERVAAEALIRTVGGLPLALRIVAARLAARPHWTLASMVHRLANERHRLDELTHGEMTMRASLSLTHDGLAAADRRLLRLLSLAKGPTLPGWLAGALLDDARPFPSDLLEPLVDVQMLDVVGVESTGGFRYRFHEIIRVFAREQLAAHDEPASQTAALGRMLGGWLSLAEQAHRRIYGGDFTVLHGSAPRWEPPEPCVEELLVDPLEWLDSEHANLVQAVEHAAAAQMHELCWDLATTLTTLFEGRGYFDDWERTHQLALEAVRAAGNKRGTAALLGSLGVLYLGRSQKEESLVALTSALGLFQELDDAHGLALCHRDLALLERMRGNEDRALSLYDRALRDFDQVGDVVGRAIVLTQSAQIWMVRGQLSAAQDRLDEALGIYRAVGYTGGQARTLRRAGQLSQARGEHELAVRTFTEVLELCRDSGDVIGEGHLLRDLGHAHAELGRGEAARGFYAQALSVREQILDQGGAALVRLDLARLLMANGGAGERSRSRELLESSVRVFRDRRMDSELEEAMRLLGPAALPALSAVVQAGGRLIGGPVGGAAHADPALGTALGSGAPHAPASGAAAGV; from the coding sequence GTGCGTGTGCCTCCGGGCCGGCAGGAAGTCATCCTGGCCGCGCTGTTGCTCGAGGCCAACCGCGTGGTGAGCACCGACTATCTCGTCGATCTGATCTGGGACGACGAACCCCCGGACACCGCCCGCACCCAGGTGCAGATCTGTGTGTCGCGACTGCGCAAGCTCTTCAGCACGGCGGCGATCCCGGCCGCGATCACCACCCGGCCACCGGGGTACATCCTCAAGACGGAGGGCAACCTCGTCGACGCCGTGCTGTTCGCCCGCGCCGTCACCGAGGCGCGCACGCTGGCCAAGCAGGGCGCGTTGGGAAGCGCCGCGGAACTCCTGCGCGCGGCGGGCGAGTTGTGGCAGGGCCACTGCCTCAGCGGGGTGTCGAGCGAGACCCTTCGGAGCAAGGCCCTGCAGTTGGACGAGGAACGCCTCACGGTGACCGAGACCCGGATCGGGCTGGAACTGGAACTGGGGCGGCACCACCAGCTCGTCGGCGAGATCCAGCTGCTCGTACGGGTCCACCCGCTGCGGGAGCGGCTGCGCGGGCAGCTGATGCTCGCGCTGTACCGCTCGGGGCGGCAGGCGGAGGCCCTGGAGAGCTACCGGGTCGGGCGCGAGCTGCTGGTGGAGGAGCTCGGCCTCGAGCCGGGTTCCGAGCTGCGGGCACTGGAATCAGCCATTCTCGCCGGGGACGTGGCGCCGCCGTCCCTGCCCGGGGTCGGTGGCTACGGCGGCGGAACTCCGGACTCCGGTGCGGGTCCCGGTGCCGGTCCGGGTCCCGGTGCCGGCGTGGATCCGGGTGCGGGCGCGGGCACCGGCTCGGGCACCGCTTCGGGGTCCGCGCTTCCTCCCGCGACAGCCCTGGCCACCGCGGTGGGCGATCCCTCCTCCCCGGCGCCGACCGTGCTTGCATCCGCCGCGCCCGGTGGCGTCGCGCACCGGGAAGAGATTCCTCGTCAACTCCCCTCGGACACCTCCGATTTCGTCGGGGACGAGGCACAGATCGGCCGTATCGAGCGGACCCTGCGCGGTGAGGGCGGGCGGGCGGTCGGGCTCGTCGTGATCGTCGGCAAGCCCGGCACCGGCAAGTCCACGCTGGCGACGCACATTGCGCATCGCCTGAGCGAAGACGCCTTCCCCGACGGGCAGTTGTACTGCGACCTGCGCGGTACGGGCACCCCCGCGACCTCCTCCGAGGTACTCGGCCGGTTCCTGCGCGCCCTCGGCATCCCCGGTGCGGTGATCCCCGAGTCGCAGGACGAGCGTGCCGAGATGTACCGCACGCTCATGGCGTCGCGACGGGTGCTGGTGGTGCTCGACGACGCGGCGTCGGAAAGCCAGATCCGCCCGTTGCTGCCCGGAAGCCGCCACTGCGCCGTGCTCGTCACCAGCCGGGTCCGCCTGACCGGCCTGCCCGGATCGCACCGTGTCGAGCTCGATGTGATGAGCAACGAACACGCGCTGGAACTGCTCGTACGAGTGATCGGCGAGGACCGCGTGAGGCAGGAGAGGGTCGCCGCCGAAGCGCTGATCCGCACGGTGGGCGGACTCCCGCTGGCCCTGCGGATCGTCGCCGCCCGGCTGGCGGCCCGACCGCACTGGACACTTGCCTCGATGGTGCACCGCCTCGCCAACGAACGGCACCGCCTCGACGAACTGACCCACGGCGAGATGACGATGCGGGCGAGCCTCTCGCTCACGCACGACGGTCTGGCAGCGGCGGACCGCCGACTGCTGCGGCTGCTGAGCCTCGCGAAGGGTCCCACCCTTCCGGGATGGCTGGCCGGAGCGCTGCTGGACGATGCCCGCCCCTTCCCTTCCGACCTCCTCGAACCGCTCGTCGACGTACAGATGCTGGACGTCGTGGGGGTCGAGTCCACCGGCGGCTTCCGCTACCGCTTCCACGAGATCATCCGGGTCTTCGCGCGGGAGCAGCTCGCCGCGCACGACGAGCCGGCCTCGCAGACGGCGGCGCTCGGGCGGATGCTGGGCGGCTGGCTGTCCCTGGCCGAGCAGGCCCACCGGCGCATCTATGGCGGGGACTTCACCGTGCTCCACGGCAGCGCACCGCGCTGGGAGCCGCCCGAGCCGTGCGTGGAGGAACTGCTCGTCGATCCGCTGGAGTGGCTCGACAGCGAGCACGCGAACCTGGTCCAGGCCGTCGAACACGCGGCGGCGGCGCAGATGCACGAGCTCTGCTGGGACCTGGCGACGACGCTGACCACCCTTTTCGAGGGGCGGGGCTACTTCGACGACTGGGAACGCACCCATCAGCTCGCGCTGGAGGCCGTCCGGGCGGCGGGCAACAAGCGCGGTACCGCGGCCCTGCTCGGCTCGCTCGGCGTGCTGTACCTCGGACGCAGCCAGAAGGAGGAGTCCCTGGTGGCGCTGACCTCGGCGCTCGGACTGTTCCAGGAGCTGGACGATGCCCACGGGCTGGCGCTGTGCCATCGCGACCTGGCCCTGCTGGAGCGGATGCGGGGCAACGAGGACCGCGCGCTCTCCCTGTACGACCGGGCGCTGCGGGATTTCGACCAAGTCGGTGACGTGGTGGGCCGGGCCATCGTCCTGACGCAGAGCGCGCAGATCTGGATGGTGCGCGGGCAGCTCTCGGCCGCGCAGGACCGGCTGGACGAGGCACTCGGCATCTACCGTGCGGTGGGTTACACGGGCGGACAGGCCAGGACGCTGCGCAGGGCGGGACAGTTGTCGCAGGCCCGCGGCGAACACGAGCTCGCGGTGCGTACGTTCACCGAGGTGCTGGAGCTGTGCCGGGACTCCGGGGACGTGATCGGCGAGGGGCACCTGCTGCGGGACCTGGGCCACGCGCACGCCGAGCTCGGCCGGGGTGAGGCCGCGCGGGGCTTCTACGCTCAGGCGTTGTCGGTCCGCGAACAGATCCTGGACCAGGGCGGGGCGGCGCTGGTGCGGCTGGACCTGGCGAGGCTGCTGATGGCGAACGGGGGCGCCGGTGAGCGCTCGCGTTCGCGGGAGCTGCTGGAGAGTTCGGTACGGGTCTTCCGCGATCGGCGGATGGACTCCGAGCTCGAGGAGGCGATGCGGCTGCTGGGTCCTGCCGCGCTGCCGGCCCTGTCGGCCGTGGTGCAGGCGGGGGGCCGGCTCATCGGCGGGCCCGTCGGTGGCGCTGCTCATGCGGACCCTGCGCTGGGAACGGCGCTGGGGTCGGGAGCTCCTCACGCACCGGCGAGCGGGGCCGCTGCCGGGGTCTGA
- a CDS encoding helix-turn-helix domain-containing protein: protein MHSTAVAAAVPLAQEATRLGVLIRAHRLRIGLTQQELADLSTISVRAIRDLEQGKARRPRPETLRLMADALRLGPRARASLEAAVQRGRATGAGWEQPPAPPTALHPMTGREAELAGLERELSSGAERLIHLVGLTGVGKTRLALAVAERLHAAGIPVLWHAFPGAAADHLGCAEGELAARVAVAVDELLAPASGVRQPGSGPGSGTAAGAAPSTPGAVDSLAELLGEQSVLLVLDGVPAGTARCDRLMGLLRACPGLRLLVTSDQPWEVPGERIFLLAPLEVPAAGVADTSAPAVRVFLDHVRRVRPEFAPTAADVERAAWVCRRLDGHPGALAAAASWLVVCDLPALCDSLGEDPLALLDHLGGRPGADGFRGVLHHRLDRLSPAVRGLLEALCDRAGEEFELAGVTALTGGGLAETGRLLRELLLSGVVRAAHEGGPSRFRVLGMVRAAATTRPRTAAAAAPATAA from the coding sequence ATGCACAGCACGGCCGTCGCCGCCGCAGTCCCCCTCGCACAGGAGGCCACCCGACTGGGAGTCCTGATCCGGGCCCACCGGCTGCGGATCGGGCTCACCCAGCAGGAGCTGGCCGATCTGTCCACCATCAGCGTCCGCGCCATCCGTGATCTGGAGCAGGGCAAGGCGAGAAGGCCCCGACCCGAAACCCTGCGCCTGATGGCGGACGCCCTGCGGCTGGGCCCGCGGGCCCGCGCTTCGCTCGAGGCGGCCGTCCAGCGGGGACGGGCGACCGGTGCGGGCTGGGAGCAGCCGCCCGCTCCGCCGACGGCCCTGCACCCGATGACAGGCAGGGAGGCGGAGCTCGCGGGGCTGGAGCGCGAGCTCTCCTCGGGCGCGGAGCGGCTGATCCACCTGGTGGGGCTGACCGGTGTGGGCAAGACCCGGCTGGCGCTGGCGGTGGCCGAGCGGCTGCACGCGGCCGGGATACCGGTGCTCTGGCACGCCTTCCCCGGTGCGGCGGCCGACCACCTGGGCTGCGCGGAGGGCGAGCTCGCGGCCCGGGTCGCGGTGGCGGTCGACGAGTTGCTCGCGCCGGCGAGCGGGGTGCGGCAGCCGGGGAGCGGCCCGGGTTCCGGTACCGCGGCCGGGGCTGCACCGAGTACACCGGGCGCGGTCGACTCACTGGCGGAACTGCTGGGAGAGCAGAGCGTGTTGCTGGTGCTCGACGGTGTTCCGGCCGGTACGGCCCGGTGCGACCGGCTGATGGGTCTGCTGCGCGCCTGCCCGGGGCTGCGGCTGCTGGTGACCTCGGACCAGCCGTGGGAGGTGCCCGGTGAGCGGATCTTCCTGCTGGCGCCACTGGAGGTGCCCGCCGCCGGGGTGGCGGACACGTCGGCACCCGCGGTCAGGGTGTTCCTCGACCATGTCCGTCGGGTGCGACCGGAGTTCGCGCCGACGGCGGCCGACGTGGAGCGGGCGGCATGGGTCTGCCGGCGGCTGGACGGGCATCCGGGAGCCCTGGCCGCGGCCGCCTCCTGGCTGGTCGTGTGCGATCTGCCCGCCCTGTGCGACAGCCTCGGCGAGGATCCGCTGGCCCTGCTCGACCACCTGGGCGGTCGCCCGGGGGCCGACGGGTTCCGCGGTGTGCTGCACCACCGGCTGGACCGGCTCTCGCCGGCCGTACGGGGCCTGCTCGAGGCTCTGTGCGACCGGGCCGGGGAGGAGTTCGAGCTGGCCGGGGTCACCGCCCTCACCGGCGGCGGCCTGGCGGAGACCGGGCGGCTGCTGCGCGAGCTGCTGCTCAGCGGTGTGGTGCGGGCCGCGCACGAGGGCGGCCCCTCCCGCTTCCGGGTGCTGGGGATGGTCCGGGCCGCCGCCACCACGCGTCCCCGTACCGCCGCTGCCGCTGCCCCCGCCACTGCCGCCTGA